CGCGTCGACGTCTCGGCTATTCCATTTTTCTGGGTCGCAACCCGCTTAGAGCTCGATCCGCTCGACGAGTTGGTCTTCGGACCGCGTGTTGACAGCGACGATTCTGACGTGGTCTTCGAGGCCCGACCCGTCGAGTTTCGCCTTCAGGAGGTTGTCGACCTGGTAGACGCCTGCCGCGTTCACCATCTCGATTTCGACGAGGACAGGTCGGTCGTCGCCTTCTTTGAGCGCGACGTTGCTAATCGCCTGACTGGAGAGGGTGTTGATACCCCGCCCGCCTTTCTCGTAGGGGATACGTGACCGTCCGTGTTCCATGTCGAGGGCGTCGGCGACGCGGATGACGCCCGCTTCGAGCGTGAGTGGGTCCTCTTCTTTGTGGTGACAGAGGATGGCGTGGAGCACTTCGGCCTTGATTCGGACGCTGTCAGCGAGGTTGTAGAACTGTGGCAGGAACCGGTCGAGGATGTCTGATGCGAGTGGAATCGAGTAGTAGACGTGGTCGTCGCGGTGGACGACGTGACCGATGTCGTGTAACTGGGCCGCGAGCGCGATGATGACGGCCTCGTCCGCTTCGTCGAGGCCCTGGTCTGCAGCGCCGTTGAACTCGCACCCACCACGTTTGAGGAGGTCGTAGAGGCGGAGCGCGCGGTTGCGGACGATTTCGATGTGTTTGGGTCCGTGGTCGTTGTAGCCCTTGCGCGTCACTGCGTTCACGTTCTGCGCTTCGAGGAGCGTGGTTACTTCTTCGTCTTCGAGGAGGACCGGGAGAATCTCGTTGAGTCTCTCGTCGGGGAACGCGTGGTCCGCATCGGGGTCGTAGACTCGACCACCGTTGGTAGACTCTTCAGAATTAGCCATACCCGAGATAGTTCTCGCAGGGAGAAAAAAGGATTGGCGCTCGTGGTGGCTAGACGCGTGTGGCGTAGCGATTTACGCTGCTTCGGACGCCTCTTCGACCGTCTGGGACGCGGCCGCTTCGACGGCGGCGTAGTCGGGTTCGACGCCGGGGTCGTCGCTGACCCATTCGTAGGTGACCTCGCCGTCGGCGTCGACGACGAAGACGGCGCGCTTTGCGACGTCGTAGACACCGAGGTCCGCGAAGTCCATCTCGATGCCGTACGCGTCGATGAGGTTGCGGTTGGTGTCGCTGATGAGGTCGAAGTTGAGGTCGTTCTTCTCGGCGAACTCAGAGAGCGTAAACGGCGTGTCGATGCTGATACCGTACACCGTCGCGCCGATGTCGTCGAAGTTGGCCATCTGGTCGCGGAAGGTGCACATCTCCGTGGTGCACACGCCCGTGAAGGCCGCGGGGAAGAACGCGAGGACGACCGGTGCGTCGTCGAGGTTCTCAGAGAGCGTGAACGACTCGATGTCGCCGTCGATGTCCGTCTTCGGTGCCGTGAAGTCTGGAGCGGAGTCTCCGACAGATACCATACAACCTCAATATTGAGGTCGTCACCTTATAGTCACGGGAATTGGTACGACTGCCGGGCCACAGCACCCCGGCGACGGATGCGGGACGGATGACACGACGTGGTCGAATCGGGGGCAGTCACCGTTCTGATTCCCCCGAATTATGGCTGCAAAACGGCTGAAAAGACAATTCAGGACTGTTCAACTCGTCCGATAGTCATCTTTTGATGAAGCCGTAGAAGGCAAAAAGCCTATAATTGCCACTGGGTAACGCAGAAATAGCGATGTTCGAGACTATCACCCCCTTGTTCCCGGGACTCCCAGGCGGGCCGGAGCTGCTCATCGTCCTCCTCGTGCTCGTCCTGCTGTTCGGCGCGAACAAGATTCCGAAGCTCGCGCGGTCCACTGGGCAGGCCATGGGCGAGTTCAAGCGCGGACGTAGCGAAATCGAAGAAGAGCTTTCAGAGATGCAAGGCGACGAAGACGACGACGACGAACTGGCCACGGAGACGAAGACGTCGGCCAAGGCGGAGAACTAACCGCAGCTCCACTCTTACTTGCTTTCTCTCGGCCCACTGGGGTCGAACCACGCGATTTTTGTCGAACCAGAGAGAGTTCTCGACAGGGCGTGTGGCCTAGTGGACAGGGCGAGAGGTTCCTAACCTCTCGATCGCGGGTTCGAATCCCGTCACGCCCGTCACCTTCTGCGAGCAGCAGCGAGCAGTAGTGACGGCACAGGGATTCGAATCAGGGAGCGAACGAAGTGAGCGACTGGGGTTCGAATCCCGTCACGCCCGCTGAACGAACGAAGAGAGTGAAGCGGGCGTTCCTGACTCCCACTCGCTTCGCTCGCGGGAGTCCCACCGCGCCCGTTCTGCGACGAGACGAGCAAAGCGAGTCTTG
The genomic region above belongs to Haloferax marinisediminis and contains:
- a CDS encoding HD domain-containing protein, with translation MANSEESTNGGRVYDPDADHAFPDERLNEILPVLLEDEEVTTLLEAQNVNAVTRKGYNDHGPKHIEIVRNRALRLYDLLKRGGCEFNGAADQGLDEADEAVIIALAAQLHDIGHVVHRDDHVYYSIPLASDILDRFLPQFYNLADSVRIKAEVLHAILCHHKEEDPLTLEAGVIRVADALDMEHGRSRIPYEKGGRGINTLSSQAISNVALKEGDDRPVLVEIEMVNAAGVYQVDNLLKAKLDGSGLEDHVRIVAVNTRSEDQLVERIEL
- a CDS encoding redoxin domain-containing protein, whose translation is MVSVGDSAPDFTAPKTDIDGDIESFTLSENLDDAPVVLAFFPAAFTGVCTTEMCTFRDQMANFDDIGATVYGISIDTPFTLSEFAEKNDLNFDLISDTNRNLIDAYGIEMDFADLGVYDVAKRAVFVVDADGEVTYEWVSDDPGVEPDYAAVEAAASQTVEEASEAA
- a CDS encoding Sec-independent protein translocase subunit TatA/TatB; its protein translation is MFETITPLFPGLPGGPELLIVLLVLVLLFGANKIPKLARSTGQAMGEFKRGRSEIEEELSEMQGDEDDDDELATETKTSAKAEN